One Thalassotalea sediminis DNA segment encodes these proteins:
- a CDS encoding LiaF domain-containing protein, which translates to MPVKIEDRPIDAVRDEVIDQLIMNYSHGKLSFEAFERRLDTAMNSQDNTEIAALADDLDLEVDKDYVSNKQRDFVPQFAPHEGDDTDYMVNIFGGSDRSGRWSVAKEIRTVSVFGGSNIDFSDAVFSQQRTTLKVFCLFGGENIYVPENVNVVSKAFCIFGGVSNKAPSLAHINSPTIVIEGLVVFGGVDIKLKRTIKEKFVAFADSMKNMFN; encoded by the coding sequence ATGCCCGTTAAAATAGAAGACAGACCCATTGATGCCGTTCGTGATGAAGTTATTGACCAACTAATTATGAACTATAGCCATGGAAAACTCTCCTTTGAGGCGTTTGAAAGAAGGCTAGATACGGCTATGAATAGCCAGGATAATACTGAAATAGCAGCACTAGCTGATGATTTGGATCTTGAAGTTGATAAAGATTATGTAAGCAATAAACAACGTGACTTCGTTCCACAATTTGCACCACATGAAGGTGACGATACCGATTATATGGTGAACATCTTTGGTGGTAGTGATAGAAGCGGACGTTGGTCGGTTGCAAAAGAAATACGTACGGTTAGTGTGTTTGGTGGTAGTAATATTGATTTTAGTGATGCTGTGTTTTCTCAACAGCGTACGACCTTGAAAGTTTTTTGTTTATTTGGTGGTGAAAATATTTACGTGCCTGAAAATGTAAATGTTGTTTCTAAAGCGTTCTGCATCTTTGGTGGGGTTTCAAATAAAGCACCATCACTTGCTCACATTAATTCTCCAACCATTGTTATTGAAGGTCTCGTTGTTTTCGGTGGCGTTGACATTAAGCTTAAAAGAACAATAAAGGAAAAGTTTGTTGCATTTGCTGATAGCATGAAGAATATGTTCAATTAA
- the glnD gene encoding [protein-PII] uridylyltransferase, producing the protein MLHDNIVPQCFTDQLCISAPNIETKEICQLNEKFCVWQKEQFVSDDVSKVLNARAHFVDKILTKLWSQHQLDEYQISLLAVGGYGRGELHPFSDVDILLLTQENIEQDVENKISAFITQLWDIKLDIGHSVRSIKECLKQAVNDVTVATNLMEMRQVCGNTALTEHLQPLLNEDVFWTAKKFFVAKREEQLARHKQYNGASYNLEPNLKANPGGLRDIQTIGWVAKRHFNADSLAELVEHEYLTHNEYNELLECQIYLWRMRCALHFIANRSENRLLFDHQADVAKLMGFGDQGKVAVERMMKRFYRIIGRVSELNKMLLQHFDYSILRDKKHNKEIILNDDFVILDGYIKATNKQIFMRSVNIMEMFLLIAKHDEIVDLHSETLRLMRNARRRLVSGLMDYARCREIFLEIIRHPRGLGLPFSLMHRHSILSAYLPAWRNIAGQMQFDLFHAYSVDEHSYRLLKNLYRFTQKEYSQEFPLCSQIVQRIRKPEVLFLAGIFHDIAKGRGGDHAELGAVDALQFSHDHQLNKHDGRMIAWLVKQHLLMSVTAQRRDISDPEVIKNFASIVRDEAHLDYLYCLTVADMRATNESLWNSWKENLLKELYNSTKRAFRRGLEKPVDLREKIRENQQGATQLLLAQQFSEQEIKSLWRQFKADYFLRYAPAQISWHCAHILKHDQEKPLVLISPTPYRGGTEVFVYAKDKANIFATIVALLSVKGFSIHDAKIITTKGGYTANTFVILDHQGNAIDDSYRAIELGQSLTEVLSQGSFEFTPKPRTKRLEQFRVPTQVSFVETPTQRSTLLEIVALDKPGLLADFANVFQLCKLNIHSAKITTFGEKAEDVFIVSNAENKALTEADKTQLTAKLKEELDS; encoded by the coding sequence TTGCTTCACGATAATATAGTTCCTCAATGTTTTACTGATCAGCTTTGTATTAGCGCACCAAACATTGAAACTAAAGAGATTTGTCAACTAAATGAAAAATTTTGCGTTTGGCAAAAAGAACAGTTTGTCAGTGATGATGTCAGCAAAGTTCTAAATGCACGCGCTCATTTTGTCGATAAGATCCTCACTAAACTATGGTCGCAACATCAACTTGACGAATATCAAATTAGTCTACTAGCCGTAGGTGGCTACGGTAGAGGTGAATTACACCCTTTTTCTGATGTAGATATTTTATTGCTTACGCAAGAGAATATAGAACAAGATGTAGAGAACAAAATATCCGCCTTCATCACACAACTATGGGATATTAAACTCGATATAGGTCACAGTGTTCGCAGTATTAAAGAATGTTTAAAGCAAGCAGTTAACGATGTAACCGTTGCAACAAACTTAATGGAAATGAGACAAGTGTGCGGCAATACGGCCCTTACAGAACACTTGCAGCCGCTGCTAAATGAAGATGTGTTTTGGACTGCTAAAAAGTTTTTTGTGGCCAAGCGGGAAGAACAGTTAGCAAGACACAAACAATATAATGGTGCTTCTTATAACTTAGAGCCAAACCTAAAAGCAAACCCAGGTGGCTTAAGAGACATTCAAACTATTGGTTGGGTTGCTAAACGACACTTTAATGCCGACTCTTTGGCTGAACTGGTTGAGCATGAATACTTGACTCATAATGAATATAACGAGTTATTAGAATGCCAAATTTACCTTTGGCGTATGCGTTGTGCATTACACTTTATTGCCAATAGAAGCGAAAATCGACTGTTATTTGATCATCAGGCTGACGTAGCCAAATTAATGGGGTTTGGTGATCAAGGTAAAGTTGCTGTTGAACGCATGATGAAGCGTTTCTACCGAATCATAGGACGCGTTTCAGAACTCAACAAAATGTTACTTCAGCATTTTGACTATTCCATTTTACGCGACAAGAAACATAATAAAGAAATAATACTTAATGATGATTTCGTCATTCTAGACGGTTACATTAAAGCAACCAATAAACAAATTTTCATGCGTTCAGTCAATATCATGGAAATGTTTTTACTGATCGCCAAGCACGACGAAATAGTTGACCTACACTCAGAAACTTTACGGTTAATGCGTAACGCTCGTCGCCGTTTGGTTTCAGGACTTATGGATTATGCGCGGTGTCGAGAAATTTTTCTCGAAATTATTAGGCACCCACGTGGGCTTGGATTGCCTTTTTCTTTAATGCACCGTCATTCCATTTTAAGTGCCTATTTACCCGCCTGGCGTAATATTGCCGGACAAATGCAATTCGATTTATTTCATGCATATTCTGTCGACGAACATAGTTATCGTTTACTTAAAAATTTGTACCGTTTCACGCAAAAAGAGTATTCGCAAGAGTTCCCTTTATGCAGTCAAATAGTGCAACGTATTAGAAAACCAGAAGTGTTATTTTTAGCGGGTATTTTTCACGACATTGCCAAAGGAAGAGGTGGTGATCACGCTGAATTAGGGGCTGTTGACGCACTACAGTTTAGTCATGACCATCAATTAAACAAACATGATGGGCGAATGATTGCATGGTTAGTAAAACAACATTTATTGATGTCTGTAACGGCACAGAGACGTGATATTTCAGATCCTGAAGTTATAAAAAACTTTGCAAGTATCGTTCGTGACGAAGCACACTTAGATTATCTTTATTGTTTAACTGTCGCAGATATGCGAGCGACCAATGAAAGTTTATGGAATAGTTGGAAAGAGAACTTACTTAAAGAACTTTATAACTCGACAAAAAGAGCCTTTAGACGTGGTCTAGAAAAACCAGTAGATTTACGAGAAAAGATAAGAGAAAACCAACAAGGCGCGACGCAATTATTGCTTGCACAACAATTTAGTGAACAAGAAATAAAAAGCCTTTGGCGTCAGTTTAAAGCCGATTATTTTTTACGATATGCACCTGCTCAAATATCTTGGCATTGCGCGCATATTCTAAAACATGACCAAGAAAAACCCTTGGTATTAATTAGTCCGACACCTTATCGCGGTGGCACAGAAGTATTCGTTTATGCGAAAGATAAGGCCAATATCTTTGCCACTATCGTCGCATTACTAAGCGTCAAAGGTTTTTCTATTCATGATGCAAAAATAATCACAACTAAGGGTGGCTATACAGCAAACACATTTGTAATTCTTGACCATCAAGGTAATGCCATAGATGACAGCTATCGTGCCATAGAATTAGGTCAATCACTGACAGAAGTATTAAGTCAGGGTAGCTTTGAATTTACTCCAAAACCTCGTACGAAGCGATTAGAACAGTTTAGAGTACCAACGCAAGTTAGTTTTGTAGAAACACCGACCCAAAGAAGTACATTATTAGAAATTGTCGCGCTCGATAAACCCGGGTTATTGGCGGACTTTGCTAACGTATTTCAGTTATGTAAATTGAATATTCACTCAGCAAAAATCACCACTTTTGGTGAAAAAGCAGAAGATGTATTTATTGTATCAAATGCTGAAAATAAAGCATTAACTGAGGCAGATAAGACGCAGTTAACCGCCAAACTTAAAGAAGAATTAGATAGTTAG
- the nhaB gene encoding sodium/proton antiporter NhaB — MNQSALSAFYQNFLGNSPRWYKQAIIACLIINPILFQISPYLAGWALVLEFIFTLAMALKCYPLQPGGLLAIEAVIIGMTSPEQVMHEIQVNIEVLLLLIFMVAGIYFMKNLLLFLFAKIVTKIRSKTTVSLLFCVSSAFLSAFLDALTVIAVIIAVAVGFYAVYHKVASGKENHHHDHDHTCDQSVQELSRTDLDNFRAYLRNLMMHAGVGTALGGVCTIVGEPQNLIIGQQAGWDFIEFFIRMSPVTIPVFISGIITCILLEKLKWFGYGSSLPDSVRQILIDYEKEQSKKRTKKDKMKLVMQGIVGVWLIIGLALHLAAVGLIGLTVIIFATSFTGITEEHQIGHAFEEALPFTALLAVFFAVVAVIIDQQLFTPVITWVLTFEGNMQLVAFYLANGFLSMVSDNVFVGTVYISEVQKALQAGIITRDQFDLLAVAINTGTNLPSVATPNGQAAFLFLLTSAIAPLIRLSYGRMVLMALPYTIVLTIVGLLTISSGLLEHKTQAFYDAGIISHHKVETKQPITNAH; from the coding sequence AACTTTTTAGGAAACTCTCCTAGATGGTATAAGCAAGCCATCATTGCTTGCCTTATTATTAACCCAATATTATTCCAAATCAGTCCTTATCTTGCAGGCTGGGCATTAGTACTTGAATTCATTTTTACTCTTGCAATGGCACTTAAATGTTACCCATTACAACCGGGTGGATTACTCGCTATTGAAGCCGTAATCATAGGCATGACCAGTCCAGAACAGGTGATGCATGAAATTCAAGTCAATATAGAAGTATTACTCCTGCTTATCTTTATGGTCGCTGGAATTTACTTTATGAAAAACCTCTTATTATTTCTTTTTGCTAAAATTGTTACTAAAATTCGTTCTAAAACAACCGTTTCCTTACTCTTTTGTGTCAGTAGTGCCTTTTTATCAGCATTCTTAGATGCTCTGACAGTCATTGCTGTGATCATCGCTGTAGCTGTTGGCTTTTACGCGGTTTACCACAAGGTAGCTTCAGGTAAAGAAAACCACCATCACGACCATGACCACACCTGTGATCAAAGTGTACAAGAGCTTTCACGTACCGACCTAGATAACTTTCGCGCCTATTTACGAAACCTAATGATGCACGCGGGTGTAGGTACTGCCCTTGGTGGCGTTTGCACAATTGTTGGTGAGCCACAAAATTTAATTATTGGTCAACAAGCTGGCTGGGATTTTATTGAGTTTTTCATTCGCATGTCGCCTGTTACCATTCCTGTTTTTATTTCGGGGATCATTACTTGTATTTTACTTGAAAAGCTTAAATGGTTTGGTTACGGCTCATCATTACCCGACAGTGTGCGCCAAATTCTCATTGATTACGAAAAAGAGCAATCTAAAAAACGCACTAAAAAAGATAAAATGAAATTGGTTATGCAGGGGATTGTTGGTGTTTGGTTAATCATTGGTTTAGCACTGCACCTTGCCGCGGTAGGATTAATCGGTCTAACCGTGATTATTTTTGCCACATCATTCACTGGAATTACAGAGGAACATCAAATCGGTCATGCTTTTGAAGAAGCATTGCCATTTACCGCATTACTTGCAGTGTTTTTTGCTGTAGTTGCAGTAATTATTGACCAGCAACTATTTACACCTGTTATCACTTGGGTATTAACTTTCGAAGGTAATATGCAATTAGTCGCATTTTATTTAGCAAATGGTTTCTTATCAATGGTAAGTGACAACGTATTTGTTGGTACAGTTTATATTTCAGAAGTACAAAAAGCGTTACAAGCTGGTATTATTACGCGCGATCAGTTTGATTTACTTGCCGTTGCCATTAATACAGGTACAAATTTACCAAGTGTAGCAACGCCTAATGGTCAAGCTGCTTTCTTATTTTTGTTGACCTCTGCAATAGCACCTCTAATAAGACTATCATACGGAAGAATGGTGCTTATGGCTCTCCCCTACACAATTGTACTAACAATTGTAGGGTTACTGACAATATCATCAGGATTACTCGAGCATAAAACGCAAGCGTTTTACGACGCAGGTATTATTTCCCATCATAAGGTTGAAACGAAGCAACCGATTACTAACGCTCATTAA
- a CDS encoding GGDEF domain-containing protein, with amino-acid sequence MNNEILDSIVELTNSTDSDQFSYSILATLAQLVPNASIALFQYSTTLYEHEKQVITLKTNVLNDGKTDFTWGENVDKATLTCVREHASMQKEPIQYRCKHNRHHLFVPIFINQKLAYVIDVSILSNIALYRDTIVAISKVCQNFYAILACSETDTLTGLNNRRTYDNRLSLMLEEQHKSHKNNMQNNRGVRQINEHQQSWLAVVDIDFFKRVNDKYGHIYGDEVLLVLAQLMNECFRGNDLLFRFGGEEFVIIFEPISKQGAESILEKFRLNVASHEFPMVGSISISCGYAQISKHDHPKSVFDRADKALYYAKEHGRNQIQNYEHLVEIGEISNFVEEGDIDLF; translated from the coding sequence ATGAATAACGAAATATTAGACTCTATTGTTGAATTGACGAATAGTACTGACTCTGATCAATTTAGTTACAGTATTCTAGCTACTTTAGCGCAACTTGTGCCAAACGCTTCAATTGCTCTATTTCAATATTCGACCACACTTTATGAACATGAAAAGCAAGTTATTACGTTGAAAACAAATGTATTGAATGATGGCAAAACAGATTTTACCTGGGGGGAAAACGTTGATAAAGCAACGTTAACATGTGTTAGAGAGCATGCAAGTATGCAAAAAGAGCCTATACAGTACCGGTGCAAACATAATCGGCATCATTTATTTGTGCCAATATTTATTAATCAAAAACTTGCTTATGTCATCGATGTTTCGATATTAAGTAACATTGCATTATATAGAGATACGATAGTTGCGATATCCAAAGTCTGTCAGAATTTTTATGCTATTTTAGCCTGCAGTGAAACGGATACACTCACAGGTTTAAACAACCGTAGAACATATGATAATCGATTAAGTTTGATGCTTGAGGAACAGCATAAATCCCATAAAAACAACATGCAAAATAATAGAGGGGTGCGTCAGATAAACGAGCATCAGCAAAGTTGGTTAGCTGTAGTTGATATAGACTTTTTCAAACGTGTAAATGATAAGTATGGCCATATTTATGGCGATGAAGTGTTACTGGTTTTAGCACAATTAATGAATGAATGTTTTCGTGGTAATGATCTGCTATTTCGATTTGGCGGCGAAGAGTTTGTTATTATCTTTGAACCTATTTCAAAACAAGGTGCTGAAAGTATTTTGGAAAAATTTCGATTGAACGTTGCTAGTCATGAGTTCCCGATGGTTGGTAGTATTTCGATAAGTTGTGGTTATGCGCAAATATCAAAGCATGATCATCCTAAATCTGTTTTCGATCGTGCTGATAAAGCGCTTTATTACGCGAAAGAGCATGGGCGTAATCAAATACAAAATTATGAGCATTTGGTTGAAATAGGTGAAATTAGCAATTTTGTTGAAGAAGGGGACATCGACTTATTTTAA
- the dsbB gene encoding disulfide bond formation protein DsbB — MNFLSHLTTNKNAWLLLFITALALEFSALYFQYMMGLKPCVMCIYQRTAMWSIVLAGVIGYFGCSSVFGRIIAYGLWATGAIWGLLIAMEHVEMQNATMSFLFGCEFVPNFPTWAPLHEWIPTLFKADGSCNDIDWQFLGHSMPQWMVVIFSIYTAAFAAILLSRLKQTKMF, encoded by the coding sequence GTGAATTTTTTGAGTCATTTAACTACGAATAAAAACGCTTGGCTATTGCTATTTATAACGGCACTAGCACTAGAGTTTTCTGCTTTGTATTTTCAATATATGATGGGTTTAAAGCCTTGTGTCATGTGTATTTACCAACGCACAGCTATGTGGTCAATAGTATTAGCAGGCGTAATCGGGTACTTCGGATGCTCTTCTGTATTTGGCCGAATAATCGCCTATGGGCTATGGGCCACAGGCGCCATTTGGGGCTTATTAATCGCAATGGAACACGTAGAAATGCAAAATGCTACTATGTCGTTTTTATTTGGTTGCGAATTTGTACCTAATTTTCCAACCTGGGCACCACTGCACGAATGGATACCAACGCTATTTAAAGCCGATGGTAGTTGTAATGATATTGACTGGCAATTTCTAGGACATAGCATGCCTCAATGGATGGTAGTAATTTTCAGCATATACACCGCAGCTTTTGCCGCTATTTTATTAAGCCGATTAAAACAAACTAAAATGTTTTAA
- the map gene encoding type I methionyl aminopeptidase translates to MTINIKSQEEIEKMRIAGKLASDVLEMIEPHVKAGVTTNELNNLCAEYTEKVQEAISAPLNYHGFPKSICTSVNHVVCHGIPNDEPLLNGDIINIDITVIKDGYHGDTSKMFLVGDVTPEDNRLCRITQEALYVGLKKVKPGNTFGEIGAAIQKFIKKSGRYSIVKEYCGHGIGKEFHEEPQIVHYKNNDKTKMQEGMCFTIEPMINLGRANTVLDKEDNWTVYTIDGKKSAQWEHTIVVTKTGCEILTLRAEENLPRILHN, encoded by the coding sequence ATGACCATAAATATTAAAAGTCAGGAAGAAATAGAAAAGATGCGCATTGCTGGAAAGCTTGCATCAGATGTATTAGAAATGATTGAGCCTCACGTTAAAGCGGGGGTTACAACCAACGAGCTGAATAATTTATGTGCTGAGTACACAGAAAAAGTGCAAGAAGCAATTTCTGCTCCTCTTAATTATCACGGTTTTCCAAAATCTATTTGTACATCAGTAAATCACGTGGTTTGTCACGGGATCCCTAATGATGAACCTTTATTAAATGGCGATATAATTAATATTGATATCACCGTTATTAAAGATGGTTACCATGGCGATACCAGTAAAATGTTCTTAGTTGGTGATGTGACGCCAGAAGACAACCGCCTCTGCCGCATTACCCAAGAAGCTTTATATGTTGGTTTAAAGAAAGTAAAACCAGGCAATACATTCGGTGAAATTGGCGCAGCGATTCAAAAATTCATTAAGAAATCAGGTCGCTATTCAATTGTGAAAGAGTATTGTGGTCATGGCATTGGTAAGGAGTTTCATGAAGAGCCTCAGATCGTTCATTATAAAAATAATGATAAAACGAAGATGCAAGAAGGTATGTGCTTTACCATCGAGCCGATGATAAACCTTGGCCGCGCGAACACTGTTTTAGATAAAGAAGACAATTGGACTGTTTATACCATTGATGGCAAAAAATCTGCTCAATGGGAACATACAATAGTTGTAACTAAAACTGGCTGTGAAATTCTGACATTAAGAGCGGAAGAAAACTTACCAAGAATATTACACAACTAG